A genomic region of Carassius carassius chromosome 13, fCarCar2.1, whole genome shotgun sequence contains the following coding sequences:
- the LOC132155645 gene encoding optic atrophy 3 protein homolog has product MVVGAFPIAKLLYLGVRQLSKPVANRIKAGARRSEFFKNYICLPPAQAYHWIEMRSKMKIMGFRGSVIKPLNEETAAELGAELLGEAIIFIIGGGCMVFEYSRQATNSRRKEEEFAQTINNLHTQLGELALATETLDAQIRAVNRLLLSLPAAPST; this is encoded by the exons ATGGTCGTCGGTGCCTTTCCGATTGCAAAGCTGCTCTATCTAGGCGTACGACAACTGAGCAAACCAGTGGCTAACAGAATAAAAGCAGGCGCGCGGAGAAGTGAATTCTTTAAGAATTATATTTGCCTTCCTCCGGCCCAAG CGTATCACTGGATCGAGATGAGATCAAAGATGAAAATTATGGGTTTCCGTGGCTCCGTCATCAAACCTCTGAATGAAGAGACGGCTGCAGAGCTTGGAGCAGAGTTGCTCGGTGAGGCTATCATTTTCATCATCGGGGGAGGCTGCATGGTGTTTGAGTACAGCCGTCAGGCCACCAACTCCAGACGCAAGGAAGAGGAATTCGCACAAACCATTAACAACCTTCACACACAACTAGGAGAGCTTGCACTAGCCACAGAGACACTGGATGCCCAGATCAGAGCAGTTAATAGACTTCTGTTGTCCCTCCCAGCGGCTCCAAGTACCTAA